In Cupriavidus basilensis, the following proteins share a genomic window:
- a CDS encoding mannitol dehydrogenase family protein — translation MTTPRLHPDTLAQLPHDVLRPRYARERLRGGIVHLGIGAFHRAHQAAVTQAALHADAADAHSLDWGIVGVSLRRPDTRDALAPQQGLYTLALRGVRDDGSRFVQLQVIGAVMAVLVAADDPDAVLERIAHEDARIVSLTVTEKGYCHDPATGTLNFSDPGIAHDLLHAGAPVTAIGYLARGLQRRMARGLPPLTLLSCDNIAANGDTLRGLLLAFCARVDGALHDWVAERCGFPNAMVDRIVPKTTVDDAARISAALGVEDAWPVVGEPFLQWVMEDRFVAGRPRWEAGGAQFVEHAHPFETLKHRLVNGSHSTMAYLGMVAGWATTDRAIAVPAMRALVAGMMEQEMQPTLPALPGLDTAAYRRDLLARFANPALQHKTSQIAMDGSQKIPQRLLAPIRERLRAGAPFPRLALGVAGWLHFLRGRDEHGAEYRIEDPLASSLRALLAEAEARHAREADRIAAIASFTPVFGDLAASRVFVETLATQTRMLRERGVLATIAAVAGTQASAA, via the coding sequence ATGACGACGCCAAGACTGCATCCCGACACGCTCGCGCAGCTTCCGCATGACGTACTGCGCCCGCGCTATGCGCGCGAACGCCTGCGGGGCGGCATCGTCCACCTGGGCATTGGCGCCTTTCACCGCGCGCACCAGGCGGCGGTGACGCAAGCCGCGCTGCACGCCGATGCCGCCGACGCGCACTCGCTGGACTGGGGCATCGTCGGCGTCTCGTTGCGCCGGCCTGACACACGCGACGCGCTGGCGCCGCAGCAAGGCCTGTACACGCTGGCATTGCGCGGGGTGCGGGACGACGGCAGCCGCTTTGTGCAGTTGCAGGTGATCGGCGCGGTGATGGCGGTGCTGGTGGCCGCCGATGATCCCGATGCCGTGCTGGAGCGGATCGCGCATGAGGACGCGCGCATCGTCAGCCTGACGGTGACGGAGAAGGGTTACTGCCATGACCCTGCCACCGGCACATTGAACTTCAGCGACCCGGGCATCGCCCATGACCTGCTGCATGCCGGCGCCCCGGTTACCGCCATCGGCTATCTGGCGCGCGGCCTGCAACGACGCATGGCGCGCGGCCTGCCGCCGCTGACCTTGCTCAGTTGCGACAACATTGCCGCCAACGGCGACACGCTGCGCGGCTTGCTGCTGGCCTTCTGCGCGCGCGTGGACGGCGCGCTCCACGATTGGGTGGCCGAACGCTGCGGCTTTCCCAATGCCATGGTCGACCGCATCGTGCCCAAGACCACCGTGGACGATGCCGCGCGCATCAGCGCCGCGCTTGGCGTGGAAGACGCATGGCCCGTGGTGGGCGAGCCCTTCCTGCAGTGGGTGATGGAGGACCGCTTCGTGGCCGGCCGGCCGCGCTGGGAGGCGGGCGGCGCGCAGTTCGTCGAACACGCACATCCGTTCGAGACGCTCAAGCATCGCCTGGTCAACGGCAGCCATTCGACCATGGCCTACCTGGGCATGGTGGCCGGGTGGGCCACCACCGACCGCGCCATCGCCGTGCCGGCTATGCGCGCGCTGGTGGCCGGCATGATGGAGCAGGAAATGCAGCCGACCCTACCCGCGCTGCCGGGGCTGGACACCGCGGCCTATCGGCGCGACCTGCTGGCGCGCTTTGCCAATCCCGCGCTGCAGCATAAGACCAGCCAGATCGCCATGGACGGCTCGCAGAAGATCCCGCAACGCCTGCTGGCGCCGATCCGCGAGCGTTTGCGCGCCGGCGCCCCGTTTCCGCGCCTGGCGCTGGGCGTGGCCGGCTGGCTGCATTTCCTGCGCGGCCGGGACGAGCACGGCGCCGAGTACCGTATCGAAGACCCGCTGGCATCTTCGCTCCGTGCCTTGCTGGCCGAGGCCGAGGCCCGGCATGCGCGGGAGGCGGATCGCATCGCGGCCATCGCGTCGTTCACGCCGGTGTTCGGGGATCTGGCTGCTTCGCGCGTGTTCGTCGAAACGCTGGCCACGCAGACGCGCATGCTGCGCGAGCGCGGCGTGCTGGCGACAATCGCGGCGGTCGCCGGCACGCAGGCCAGCGCCGCCTGA
- the manD gene encoding D-mannonate dehydratase ManD, with translation MKITAARVIVCSPGRNFVTLKIETDEGLSGIGDATLNGRELAVASYLEDHVAPCLIGRDPHQVEDIWQYLYRGAYWRRGPVTMSAIAAVDTALWDIKAKAAGMPLYQLLGGKSRTGVMVYGHANGSDIEATVDEVLRYKELGYRAVRAQSGVPGLNKVYGVSSDRLFYEPADASLPSEHDWSTERYLDHTPRLFEKVRDAAGWDLHLLHDVHHRLTPIEAARLGKSLEPFRLFWMEDATPAEHQESFRLIRQHTTTPLAVGEVFNTIWDCKTLIQEQLIDYIRATVVHAGGITHLRRIADFAAMHQVRTGSHGATDLSPVCMGAALHFDLWVPNFGIQEYMRHSEQTDAVFPHAYTFANGMLYPGDAPGHGVDIDETLAARYPYQRAYLPVNRLAHDGTLWHW, from the coding sequence ATGAAGATCACCGCCGCGCGCGTCATCGTGTGTTCCCCGGGACGCAACTTCGTGACGCTGAAGATCGAGACCGACGAGGGCCTGAGCGGCATCGGCGACGCCACGCTCAACGGCCGCGAGCTGGCCGTGGCGAGCTACCTGGAGGACCACGTGGCGCCCTGCCTGATCGGGCGCGACCCGCACCAGGTGGAAGACATCTGGCAGTACCTGTATCGCGGCGCGTACTGGCGGCGTGGGCCGGTGACCATGAGCGCGATCGCCGCGGTGGATACCGCGCTGTGGGACATCAAGGCCAAGGCAGCGGGCATGCCGCTTTACCAGTTGCTGGGCGGCAAGAGCCGCACCGGCGTGATGGTGTACGGCCACGCCAATGGCAGCGATATCGAGGCCACGGTGGACGAGGTGCTGCGTTACAAGGAACTGGGCTACCGCGCGGTGCGCGCGCAATCGGGCGTGCCGGGGCTTAACAAGGTGTATGGCGTGTCGTCGGACCGCCTGTTCTACGAGCCGGCCGATGCCTCGCTGCCGTCGGAGCACGACTGGAGCACGGAGCGCTACCTGGACCACACGCCGCGCCTGTTCGAGAAGGTACGTGACGCGGCGGGTTGGGACCTGCACCTGCTGCACGACGTGCACCACCGGCTCACGCCGATCGAGGCGGCTCGCCTGGGCAAGTCACTGGAGCCGTTCCGCCTGTTCTGGATGGAAGACGCCACGCCCGCGGAGCACCAGGAGAGCTTCCGGCTGATCCGCCAGCACACCACCACGCCGCTGGCGGTGGGCGAGGTCTTCAACACCATCTGGGACTGCAAGACGTTGATCCAGGAGCAGTTGATCGACTACATCCGCGCCACCGTGGTCCATGCGGGTGGCATCACGCACCTGCGCCGCATCGCTGACTTCGCCGCGATGCACCAGGTCCGCACCGGCTCGCATGGCGCGACCGACCTCTCGCCGGTGTGCATGGGCGCCGCGCTGCATTTTGACCTGTGGGTGCCCAACTTCGGCATCCAGGAATACATGCGCCACAGCGAGCAGACCGACGCGGTGTTCCCGCACGCCTACACCTTTGCCAACGGCATGCTGTATCCGGGCGATGCGCCGGGACATGGCGTGGATATCGATGAGACGCTGGCGGCCAGGTATCCCTATCAACGCGCCTACCTGCCGGTGAATCGCCTTGCCCACGATGGCACGCTCTGGCACTGGTAG
- a CDS encoding UxaA family hydrolase → MPADNAPKVIRIHPADDIVIACRQLVPGTVIAAEGVSVASLVPPGHKLAVRAIAAGAPVRRYNQIIGFARQPIAPGQHVHTHNLAMGEFTREYAAGADARATEYVDAPASFDGIKRADGSVATRNYIGILTSVNCSATVARAIADHFRRELRPEALAAFPNVDGVVALTHGAGCATDSEGENLRVLRRTLAGYARHPNFAAVLVVGLGCEANQIDGLLAEGDLAGMAGGPRLHAFNIQDSGGTAGAVARGVAIVQDLLADANRVSRQAVPASHITVGLQCGGSDGYSGLTANPALGAAVDLLVRHGGGAILSETPEIYGAEHLLTRRAASPAVAARLLERIRWWEDYCARNHGSMDNNPSAGNKAGGLTTILEKSLGAVAKSGTTNLVEVYEFAQPVRARGLVFMDTPGYDPVSATGQVAGGANLICFTTGRGSAYGCAPSPSLKLATNSALWQRQADDIDINCGDIVDGGASIAHKGEQIFRRMLETASGRKTKSELHGYGQNEFVPWSLGAVM, encoded by the coding sequence ATGCCAGCCGATAACGCCCCCAAGGTCATCCGCATACACCCCGCCGACGACATCGTCATCGCCTGCCGCCAATTGGTGCCGGGCACCGTCATCGCCGCCGAGGGCGTGAGCGTCGCCAGCCTGGTGCCGCCCGGGCACAAGCTGGCGGTGCGCGCCATCGCCGCAGGCGCGCCGGTGCGGCGCTACAACCAGATCATCGGCTTTGCGCGCCAACCCATCGCGCCGGGCCAGCACGTGCATACGCATAACCTGGCCATGGGCGAGTTCACACGTGAATACGCTGCCGGCGCGGATGCGCGCGCCACCGAATACGTTGATGCACCGGCCAGCTTCGATGGCATCAAACGCGCCGACGGCAGCGTGGCCACCCGCAACTACATCGGCATCCTTACCTCGGTGAACTGCTCCGCCACGGTGGCGCGTGCCATTGCCGATCATTTCCGGCGTGAGCTTCGCCCGGAGGCGCTGGCCGCGTTTCCCAATGTGGATGGCGTGGTGGCGCTCACGCATGGCGCGGGCTGCGCCACCGATAGCGAGGGCGAGAACCTGCGCGTATTGCGCCGCACGCTGGCGGGCTACGCGCGCCACCCGAACTTTGCCGCGGTGCTGGTGGTGGGGCTGGGCTGCGAGGCGAACCAGATCGATGGCCTGCTGGCCGAGGGCGATCTCGCCGGCATGGCCGGCGGCCCGCGCCTGCATGCGTTCAACATCCAGGATAGCGGCGGCACCGCCGGCGCGGTGGCGCGCGGCGTGGCCATCGTGCAGGACCTGCTTGCCGATGCCAATCGCGTGAGCCGGCAAGCCGTGCCGGCGAGCCACATCACGGTGGGCCTGCAATGCGGCGGCTCGGATGGCTACTCGGGGCTGACTGCCAACCCCGCGCTGGGCGCGGCCGTGGATCTGCTGGTGCGCCACGGCGGCGGCGCCATTTTGTCCGAGACGCCCGAGATCTACGGCGCCGAGCATCTGCTCACGCGCCGCGCGGCGTCGCCGGCGGTGGCCGCGCGCCTGCTGGAGCGGATCCGCTGGTGGGAAGACTATTGCGCGCGCAACCACGGCAGCATGGACAACAACCCCTCGGCCGGCAACAAGGCCGGCGGGCTCACCACCATCCTGGAGAAGTCGCTAGGCGCGGTGGCCAAGAGCGGCACCACCAACCTGGTGGAGGTCTACGAGTTCGCGCAGCCGGTGCGCGCGCGCGGCCTGGTCTTCATGGACACGCCTGGCTACGATCCGGTCTCGGCCACCGGCCAGGTGGCGGGCGGCGCCAACCTGATCTGCTTCACCACCGGGCGCGGCTCGGCCTACGGCTGCGCGCCATCGCCCTCGCTCAAGCTGGCGACCAACAGCGCGCTGTGGCAAAGGCAGGCCGACGACATCGACATCAACTGCGGCGACATCGTCGATGGCGGCGCCAGCATTGCGCACAAGGGCGAGCAGATTTTCCGCCGGATGCTGGAGACCGCGTCGGGGCGAAAGACCAAAAGCGAGCTGCATGGCTACGGGCAGAACGAGTTCGTGCCGTGGTCGCTGGGCGCGGTCATGTAA
- a CDS encoding SDR family oxidoreductase has product MTQRLAGKLALVTAAGQGIGRATAEAYLREGARVIAADIDARLLEALAGQPGCTTLRLDVTDGAAVQAAAKQAGALDILFNGAGFVHHGTILECDEAAFDFSMNLNVRAMYSMMRAFLPAMVARRRGSIVNMASVAGSIKGAPNRFVYGATKAAVIGMTKSVAADYIGHGIRCNAICPGTVESPSLRQRIADQARDGGRSLAEVEAAFVARQPMGRIGSAAEIAALAVYLGSDESAFTTGTAQVIDGGWSN; this is encoded by the coding sequence ATGACGCAACGACTCGCCGGCAAGCTGGCCCTCGTCACCGCGGCCGGGCAGGGCATTGGCCGCGCCACCGCCGAAGCCTATCTGCGTGAAGGCGCGCGCGTGATCGCCGCCGATATCGACGCGCGCTTGCTCGAGGCGCTGGCCGGCCAGCCCGGCTGCACCACGCTGCGGCTGGACGTGACGGACGGCGCCGCGGTGCAGGCTGCGGCGAAGCAGGCCGGCGCGCTCGATATCCTGTTCAACGGCGCGGGTTTCGTGCACCACGGCACCATCCTGGAATGCGACGAAGCGGCTTTCGACTTCTCGATGAACCTGAACGTGCGCGCCATGTACAGCATGATGCGCGCCTTCCTGCCCGCCATGGTGGCGCGGCGCCGCGGCTCGATCGTCAACATGGCGTCGGTGGCAGGCAGCATCAAGGGCGCGCCCAACCGCTTCGTCTACGGCGCTACCAAGGCGGCGGTGATCGGCATGACCAAGTCGGTGGCGGCGGACTACATCGGCCACGGCATCCGCTGCAATGCGATCTGCCCCGGCACGGTGGAGTCGCCCTCGCTGCGCCAGCGCATCGCGGACCAGGCGCGCGATGGCGGCAGGAGCCTGGCCGAGGTGGAAGCCGCCTTTGTCGCCCGCCAGCCGATGGGGCGCATCGGCAGCGCCGCGGAGATCGCTGCGCTGGCGGTGTACCTCGGCTCGGACGAATCGGCATTCACCACCGGCACGGCGCAGGTGATCGACGGTGGCTGGTCCAACTGA
- a CDS encoding mandelate racemase/muconate lactonizing enzyme family protein, translated as MSATIVQVELLQVDLPPRVPRSDAIQSFVMQETPMVRIRCDDGAEGTGYAYTIGTGGSSVMALLRDHLAPRLIGRDPAQIEAIWRELLFATHATSVGAITSLALAAIDTALWDWRCRRDGQPLWLAAGGAQPRVPVYTTEGGWLHLDADTLVSEAVAAREAGFRGAKLKVGRARASEDVARLAAVRDAVGDGFELMVDANQCFTAAEAIRRAPHYAELGIAWFEEPLPADDIGGHVRLAASTSVPIAVGESLYSPGQFAEYVRQGACGIVQADVARIGGITPWLKVAHLAEAHNLSICPHFLMELHVSLCAAVPNAAWVEYIPQLDEIAASSVRIEAGHAIAPDAPGLGIEWDWAAIGRRTVARALVS; from the coding sequence ATGAGCGCCACCATCGTCCAGGTCGAACTGCTGCAGGTGGACCTGCCGCCGCGCGTGCCGCGCTCCGACGCCATCCAGTCCTTCGTCATGCAGGAAACACCCATGGTGCGCATCCGCTGCGACGATGGCGCCGAGGGCACGGGCTACGCCTATACCATCGGCACCGGCGGCTCATCGGTGATGGCGCTGCTGCGCGATCACCTGGCACCGCGCCTGATCGGGCGCGATCCCGCCCAGATCGAGGCGATCTGGCGCGAGCTGCTGTTCGCCACCCACGCCACCTCGGTCGGCGCCATCACCAGCCTGGCGCTGGCCGCCATCGATACCGCGCTGTGGGACTGGCGCTGCCGGCGCGACGGCCAGCCCCTGTGGCTTGCCGCCGGCGGGGCGCAACCGCGCGTGCCGGTCTACACCACCGAAGGCGGCTGGCTGCACCTGGATGCCGATACGCTGGTAAGCGAGGCCGTGGCGGCGCGCGAGGCGGGTTTTCGCGGTGCCAAGCTGAAGGTGGGCCGCGCGCGGGCGAGCGAGGACGTGGCGCGCCTGGCAGCGGTGCGAGACGCGGTCGGAGACGGCTTCGAGCTGATGGTGGACGCCAACCAGTGCTTCACCGCCGCCGAGGCCATCCGGCGCGCACCGCATTACGCCGAACTGGGCATCGCGTGGTTCGAGGAGCCGCTGCCGGCCGACGATATCGGCGGGCACGTGCGGCTGGCCGCATCCACCTCGGTGCCCATCGCGGTGGGCGAGTCGTTGTACTCGCCCGGCCAGTTTGCCGAGTACGTGCGCCAGGGCGCCTGCGGCATCGTGCAGGCCGATGTGGCGCGCATTGGCGGCATCACGCCCTGGCTCAAGGTGGCGCACCTGGCCGAAGCCCACAACCTGTCGATCTGCCCGCACTTCCTGATGGAGCTGCATGTGTCGCTATGCGCCGCGGTGCCCAACGCGGCCTGGGTGGAGTACATCCCGCAGCTCGACGAGATTGCCGCCAGCAGCGTGCGCATCGAGGCCGGCCACGCCATCGCCCCGGACGCGCCGGGCCTTGGCATCGAATGGGACTGGGCCGCGATCGGGCGCCGCACGGTGGCGCGCGCGCTGGTTTCCTGA
- a CDS encoding TRAP transporter large permease, protein MWILIVSFLLLMLVGLPVAIAMAVASLLYIWASGTVPDVILAQRMIAGVESFPLLAVPFFILAGNLMNVAGITGRIYNFAVALVGWMRGGLGHVNIIGSVIFSGMSGTAIADAAGLGTIEIKAMQDHGYETEFAVGVTAASATLGPIIPPSLPFVIYGMMANVSIGSLFLAGIVPGLVLTLFMMGTVAWFAHRRGWGSDTAFSWKLLGNASIEIAVVLAFPLAIWLMTRFGVSTNVAALIALVVLLALDWYFDFSAVMALMAPVILIGGMTLGWFTPTEAAVAAVIWALFLGLVRYRSMTLRSLAKATLDTIETTASVLFIVTAASIFAWLLTTSQAAQMLSDAILGFTHNKWVFLLLANVLILIVGCFIDTTAAITILVPILLPIVLKLGIDPIHFGLVMTLNLMIGLLHPPLGMVLFVLARVAKLSVERTTVAILPWLVPLFLTLIAITYFPAITLWLPNLVGSK, encoded by the coding sequence ATGTGGATCCTGATTGTTTCCTTCCTGCTGCTGATGCTGGTGGGCCTGCCGGTCGCCATTGCGATGGCGGTGGCTTCGCTGCTGTATATCTGGGCCTCCGGCACGGTGCCGGACGTGATCCTGGCGCAGCGCATGATTGCCGGCGTGGAGAGCTTTCCGCTCCTGGCCGTGCCCTTCTTCATCCTCGCCGGCAACCTGATGAACGTGGCCGGCATCACCGGGCGCATCTATAACTTCGCCGTGGCGCTGGTGGGCTGGATGCGCGGCGGACTGGGCCACGTCAACATCATCGGCTCGGTGATCTTCTCCGGCATGTCGGGCACCGCCATTGCCGATGCGGCGGGCCTGGGCACCATCGAGATCAAGGCCATGCAGGACCACGGCTACGAGACCGAGTTCGCGGTGGGCGTGACGGCGGCCTCGGCCACGCTCGGGCCGATCATCCCGCCGTCGCTGCCGTTCGTGATCTACGGCATGATGGCCAATGTGTCGATCGGCTCGCTGTTCCTGGCCGGCATCGTGCCGGGCCTGGTGCTGACCTTGTTCATGATGGGCACGGTGGCGTGGTTTGCCCACCGCCGCGGCTGGGGCAGCGATACCGCGTTCTCCTGGAAGCTGCTGGGCAACGCCAGCATCGAGATCGCGGTGGTGCTGGCCTTTCCGCTGGCGATCTGGCTGATGACGCGCTTTGGCGTGTCCACCAACGTGGCCGCGCTGATCGCGCTGGTGGTGCTGCTGGCGCTGGACTGGTACTTCGACTTTTCCGCGGTGATGGCGCTGATGGCGCCGGTGATCCTGATCGGCGGCATGACGCTGGGCTGGTTCACGCCCACCGAGGCCGCGGTGGCGGCGGTGATCTGGGCGCTGTTTCTCGGGCTGGTGCGCTACCGCTCCATGACGCTGCGCTCGCTGGCCAAGGCCACGCTCGACACCATCGAGACCACCGCATCGGTGTTGTTCATCGTCACCGCGGCATCGATCTTCGCCTGGCTGCTCACCACCAGCCAGGCCGCGCAGATGCTGTCCGACGCCATCCTTGGATTCACCCACAACAAATGGGTGTTCCTGCTGCTGGCCAACGTGCTGATCCTGATCGTGGGCTGCTTTATCGACACCACGGCGGCGATCACCATCCTGGTCCCGATCCTGCTGCCCATCGTGCTCAAGCTCGGCATCGACCCGATCCATTTCGGGCTGGTGATGACGCTCAACCTGATGATCGGCCTGCTGCATCCGCCGCTGGGGATGGTGCTGTTCGTGCTGGCGCGGGTGGCCAAGCTGTCGGTGGAGCGCACTACCGTGGCCATCCTGCCGTGGCTGGTGCCGTTGTTCCTGACGCTGATCGCCATTACTTACTTCCCGGCGATCACGCTGTGGCTGCCGAACCTGGTGGGCAGCAAATGA